Proteins from one Pontibacter korlensis genomic window:
- a CDS encoding AraC family transcriptional regulator, which yields MKRHKQFTPLVIIDRLAEKWPPYEHGHNYYELIYIKEGSGFHHLNDSKLEYGKGDVFVLTPSDSHYFMIDVPTKFISVRFTDFKVQRGLNASYNWSREINLLNSRVVRNSKVLLTELDKALTTHIFSILYSVRENIMENESLIYLQVQSLLAIIKRSLPAAMEAKAIASKAGQQSRLEQLISYIHEHITQPHLLQTAQLANSFCMPQTYIGAYFKRKMDITLKDYINQCRQTLIERRLRSGEYTMKEIVSEFGFTDESHLNKFFKRHRGVSPSEFRKQ from the coding sequence ATGAAGCGACACAAGCAGTTTACGCCGCTGGTTATTATAGACCGTTTGGCAGAGAAGTGGCCACCCTACGAGCACGGCCATAACTACTATGAGCTTATCTATATCAAGGAAGGATCGGGCTTCCATCACTTGAATGATTCTAAGTTGGAGTATGGCAAGGGTGACGTTTTCGTACTTACCCCCTCAGACAGCCACTACTTTATGATAGATGTGCCAACAAAGTTTATCTCGGTAAGGTTTACCGACTTCAAAGTGCAAAGAGGCCTGAACGCGTCCTATAACTGGAGCCGGGAGATAAACTTGTTAAACAGCCGTGTGGTTCGAAACTCGAAGGTGCTGCTTACGGAGCTGGATAAGGCGCTTACAACGCATATTTTCAGTATACTGTACTCCGTTCGGGAAAATATCATGGAAAACGAGTCGCTGATCTACCTTCAGGTACAATCACTGCTGGCAATCATCAAAAGAAGCCTCCCTGCGGCAATGGAAGCAAAGGCAATCGCTTCGAAAGCAGGGCAGCAAAGCAGACTGGAGCAACTTATATCTTATATTCATGAACATATCACGCAACCGCACCTGCTTCAGACTGCACAGCTGGCGAATAGCTTTTGTATGCCCCAAACATATATAGGTGCTTATTTCAAAAGAAAAATGGATATAACCCTGAAGGATTACATCAACCAGTGCAGGCAAACGTTGATTGAAAGAAGGTTACGGAGTGGGGAGTATACAATGAAAGAGATTGTGTCTGAATTCGGTTTTACCGACGAGAGCCATTTGAATAAGTTCTTTAAAAGGCACAGGGGTGTCAGTCCTAGTGAATTTAGGAAACAGTGA
- a CDS encoding PDDEXK nuclease domain-containing protein, with protein MTPDLVFRDPYVLDFLDLSDAYSERDLKSAILTQLQQFIIELGSDFAFLARQKRIIIDNEDFKIDLLFYHRGLRRLVAIDLKLGRFKAAYKGQMELYLKWLDKYERKEGEESPIGLILCAEKSQEQIELLELDKGHIRVSEYLTQLPPKEVFASRLHKAIELAQVQKDE; from the coding sequence GTGACGCCAGATTTAGTCTTCCGGGATCCCTATGTGCTGGACTTCCTGGACTTAAGCGATGCGTACAGCGAGCGGGACCTGAAGTCTGCAATCCTGACGCAACTGCAGCAATTCATTATTGAATTAGGAAGCGACTTTGCCTTTCTGGCGCGTCAGAAAAGAATCATCATAGACAATGAGGACTTCAAGATTGACCTGCTGTTTTACCACCGTGGGCTCAGGCGCCTGGTGGCCATTGACCTGAAGCTGGGCAGATTTAAGGCAGCCTACAAAGGGCAGATGGAGCTGTACCTGAAATGGCTGGACAAGTACGAACGCAAAGAGGGAGAGGAAAGCCCTATCGGCCTGATTCTGTGTGCCGAAAAGAGCCAGGAACAAATCGAGCTATTGGAGCTGGACAAAGGGCATATAAGAGTATCAGAGTACCTCACACAGCTGCCCCCCAAAGAGGTATTTGCCAGCAGGCTGCACAAGGCCATAGAGTTGGCACAGGTACAAAAGGATGAGTAA
- a CDS encoding TetR/AcrR family transcriptional regulator: MTSLTNQIQQDKKEALLKYYFGSKETLYCAIFATRLKQFSDEVRKFENLDLNPYQKLEAYLNTFISQIAANKDIHRLLCNQLA; encoded by the coding sequence ATGACAAGCTTAACCAACCAAATTCAGCAAGACAAAAAAGAGGCGCTGCTCAAATATTACTTCGGCTCCAAGGAGACCCTTTATTGCGCCATCTTTGCAACTAGATTAAAACAGTTCAGTGATGAAGTGAGGAAATTTGAAAACCTTGACCTGAATCCTTACCAGAAGCTGGAAGCCTATCTGAATACTTTTATTTCCCAGATAGCAGCAAATAAAGACATACACCGGCTGCTCTGTAACCAGCTTGCTTAA
- a CDS encoding TolC family protein has product MRIDSYRVSLVEAIQFAKTQNKWVQAAKIAESAAVEDRKDAYKAALPAVNTNASYQRFSDLTLFTDRLNHAATGPRKPTPHTAALGIDALFNIYSGGRQQALQSEQEARFRIAEVNTQDQTGNIALQTASQYLELVRLNDLNKLIQDQLGRAQTRLNNINSLFRNQKVTRSDVLRAEVMLSNVELSLQQNENDVIIANQKLNVLMNIPDSVRILPSDSAGIPKPEITSLLPLMEEAGTTSFVVQRAGHYVEAQRAKVKGVQSNTLPSLSFYTAYGLNYPNYLFFPPVDQTYAIGFVGLKAQYSISSLYHSKSKIAASKLRVKELELHQQAAVDNVRIQANSYYIKYKEALNRISVNERSVEQARVNYRIVSTKYFNQLALLTDLLDADNLYQESRFNLIKAQTDALAIYYNLLYTSGRL; this is encoded by the coding sequence ATGCGAATCGACTCATACAGAGTTTCACTGGTAGAAGCTATACAATTTGCCAAAACTCAGAACAAATGGGTACAAGCAGCGAAAATAGCGGAAAGCGCCGCCGTTGAAGATAGAAAAGATGCTTATAAGGCCGCTTTGCCAGCTGTAAACACCAACGCTTCCTATCAACGATTTTCTGATCTAACGCTATTCACTGATAGGCTTAACCATGCCGCAACCGGGCCTAGAAAGCCAACTCCTCATACGGCAGCGTTGGGCATTGATGCTCTCTTTAATATCTATAGCGGCGGAAGGCAACAAGCACTGCAAAGCGAACAAGAGGCCCGCTTCAGAATAGCGGAAGTGAATACGCAGGACCAGACGGGTAATATCGCTTTGCAAACGGCGTCTCAGTACTTAGAATTGGTTCGGCTGAATGATTTGAACAAACTCATCCAAGATCAGCTGGGTAGGGCACAAACCCGCTTAAATAACATAAACTCCCTTTTCAGAAATCAGAAAGTAACCAGAAGTGATGTGTTAAGGGCAGAAGTAATGCTATCAAACGTTGAACTCTCCTTACAGCAAAACGAAAATGATGTCATCATAGCCAATCAGAAACTGAATGTTTTGATGAACATCCCAGATTCTGTCCGCATTCTGCCTTCTGATTCTGCAGGGATACCAAAACCAGAGATCACATCTCTATTGCCGTTAATGGAAGAAGCGGGAACTACCTCCTTTGTCGTGCAAAGAGCAGGTCATTACGTTGAGGCACAAAGAGCCAAAGTCAAAGGCGTACAAAGTAACACTTTGCCCTCTCTCAGCTTCTATACGGCCTATGGCCTGAACTATCCTAATTACCTGTTTTTCCCTCCCGTAGATCAGACATATGCCATTGGTTTCGTTGGTCTGAAAGCACAGTACAGTATCTCTTCGCTTTACCACAGCAAGAGCAAAATAGCTGCAAGCAAGCTGAGAGTCAAGGAACTTGAACTACATCAGCAAGCAGCGGTTGATAATGTCCGCATCCAGGCAAACTCCTACTACATCAAATACAAGGAAGCCCTTAACCGTATTTCGGTGAACGAACGATCTGTGGAACAGGCAAGAGTAAACTACCGGATTGTCAGCACAAAATACTTTAACCAACTGGCCCTGTTAACGGACCTGCTTGACGCCGACAACCTGTATCAGGAATCCAGATTCAACCTAATTAAGGCACAAACAGATGCCCTTGCCATCTATTACAACCTACTTTATACCAGCGGTAGATTATAA
- a CDS encoding IS3 family transposase, translating into MGFMVEEHGVSVRQACKAAGVARSTFEYKPVEKDDSQIEEQLQLLVEKHPAIGFWQCFHRIRRKGHEWNHKRVYRVYSQLRLNIRRRHKKRLPARVKQALFQPDRINQVWSVDFMSDSLWDGRKFRLLNIVDDYNREILTMEADLSIPALRLVRVLRVPQRVQGAAGDDPGGQRAGVYLPETGGLVQGEQGEAGVHPAWQAHAERLR; encoded by the coding sequence GTGGGGTTTATGGTGGAGGAGCACGGGGTGAGCGTACGTCAGGCCTGCAAGGCGGCGGGTGTAGCCAGAAGCACCTTTGAGTACAAACCGGTAGAGAAAGACGACAGCCAAATAGAAGAGCAGCTACAGTTATTGGTGGAGAAGCACCCGGCCATTGGCTTCTGGCAGTGCTTCCACCGAATCAGGAGAAAGGGCCACGAGTGGAACCACAAGCGGGTGTACAGGGTCTACAGCCAGCTCAGGCTCAACATTCGCAGGAGGCACAAAAAGCGGCTGCCGGCCCGCGTGAAGCAGGCGCTGTTCCAGCCTGATAGGATCAATCAGGTCTGGTCGGTGGATTTTATGAGTGACAGCCTCTGGGACGGGAGAAAGTTCAGGCTGCTCAACATCGTGGACGACTACAACCGGGAGATCCTCACCATGGAGGCGGACCTGTCGATCCCGGCCCTGCGCCTGGTCCGGGTGCTCCGAGTACCTCAAAGAGTTCAGGGGGCTGCCGGAGATGATCCGGGTGGACAACGGGCCGGAGTTTATCTCCCAGAAACTGGAGGACTGGTGCAGGGAGAACAAGGTGAGGCTGGTGTTCATCCAGCCTGGCAAGCCCATGCAGAACGCCTACGTTGA
- a CDS encoding helix-turn-helix domain-containing protein, producing the protein MQAADHPYLEEPYRAESYAIAFLKEGSIHLQAGLNKYDIEAPSIITLGPSVIRSFRKSSDLMKMDIMFFKDTFLLEKYADISFLVKYNFFENTDLHVMSLKHPYNTRFKRIFELIELTQSAVNYHQAEIIRNYIFALIYEIDASYRHTSGTQTQLNTYPLFAKFKHLLARNYTRERKLDFYARQLHVTPKHLSAAIKKQTGKSAGEWINETVTLEAKVLLQNRTLTVSQVSDLLNFSDQSVFGKFFKANTGISPVEYRKKF; encoded by the coding sequence GTGCAAGCCGCAGATCATCCTTACCTAGAGGAACCTTATCGGGCAGAGAGCTATGCAATAGCCTTTCTAAAAGAAGGTAGCATCCACCTGCAGGCAGGCCTAAACAAATATGATATAGAGGCACCCTCCATTATTACCCTTGGTCCATCTGTCATCCGAAGCTTCCGCAAAAGCAGCGACCTAATGAAGATGGACATTATGTTCTTCAAGGATACATTTCTACTGGAAAAATATGCCGATATATCCTTTTTAGTCAAGTACAACTTCTTTGAAAATACTGACTTGCATGTAATGAGTCTGAAACACCCTTATAATACCAGGTTTAAAAGAATTTTTGAGCTGATAGAGTTGACGCAGTCTGCTGTCAACTATCACCAGGCTGAGATTATCCGGAACTATATCTTTGCTTTGATATATGAAATAGATGCCTCTTACCGGCATACTTCAGGAACACAAACCCAGCTCAATACCTACCCCCTATTCGCTAAATTCAAACATTTGCTAGCGCGCAATTACACTCGAGAGCGGAAGCTAGACTTTTATGCCCGGCAACTTCATGTAACCCCCAAACACCTATCGGCAGCAATTAAAAAGCAAACTGGCAAATCAGCTGGTGAATGGATAAACGAAACTGTCACCCTGGAGGCAAAGGTGCTCCTGCAGAATAGAACTCTTACTGTCTCTCAGGTAAGCGACCTGTTAAATTTTTCAGATCAGTCAGTGTTTGGTAAGTTTTTTAAGGCTAATACAGGTATTTCGCCTGTTGAATACCGAAAGAAGTTTTAA
- the panB gene encoding 3-methyl-2-oxobutanoate hydroxymethyltransferase, which yields MSVHSEIKKITSKVLQNMKDKGEKISMLTAYDFSMARIFDDAGVDVLLVGDSAANVMAGYETTLPITLEHMIYHTQSVIRATKRAMVVTDLPFGSYQGNSREALTSAVRLMKEAGAHALKLEGGQEIIDSVKRIIDAGIPVMGHLGLTPQSIYKFGSYTVRAKEEAEATLLVQNALALEEAGCFAVVLEKIPATLGKKVATALHIPVIGIGAGKYVDGQVLVMHDMLGISKDFAPRFLRRYLDLYVQISNATAAYVSDVKGSRFPNEQEQY from the coding sequence ATGTCAGTTCATTCAGAAATAAAGAAAATAACAAGCAAGGTCCTTCAGAATATGAAGGACAAAGGAGAAAAGATCAGTATGCTCACTGCCTATGATTTTTCGATGGCACGCATTTTTGATGATGCCGGTGTGGATGTCCTGTTGGTTGGTGATTCAGCAGCTAATGTAATGGCTGGTTATGAAACAACTCTTCCTATCACCTTAGAGCATATGATTTATCATACACAAAGCGTTATAAGGGCTACTAAAAGGGCTATGGTAGTCACTGATCTGCCTTTCGGGTCCTACCAAGGTAACAGCAGAGAGGCACTTACCTCAGCGGTTCGGTTAATGAAAGAGGCTGGTGCCCATGCCTTGAAATTGGAAGGTGGACAGGAAATCATTGACTCAGTGAAAAGGATCATTGATGCTGGTATACCTGTCATGGGCCATCTGGGGCTAACGCCTCAGTCCATTTACAAATTTGGCAGCTACACAGTACGGGCCAAAGAAGAGGCTGAAGCTACTCTTCTTGTGCAAAACGCACTCGCCTTAGAGGAAGCAGGATGTTTCGCAGTAGTTTTAGAAAAAATTCCAGCCACTTTAGGTAAAAAGGTGGCTACAGCACTTCATATTCCGGTAATAGGCATTGGCGCAGGCAAGTATGTGGATGGACAGGTGCTTGTTATGCATGACATGCTGGGTATTTCCAAGGATTTCGCACCTCGTTTTCTCCGCAGGTACCTCGACTTGTATGTCCAAATCTCTAATGCTACCGCAGCATACGTATCTGATGTCAAAGGCAGTAGATTTCCGAATGAGCAGGAACAGTATTGA
- a CDS encoding acyl-ACP desaturase, with protein MFKEEERKEVMAYVEPIIREKIDTFLTPIDTIWQPSDLLPDTSHDTFHSDLKELQQGAEGLPYDLLVVLIGDTITEEALPTYSSWLSLVRGVGSYREGGWMKWVRHWSAEENRHGDLLNKYLYLCGRINTRMVEVSTQYLIADGFDLQTDHDPYRNFIYTSFQELATNVSHRRVGSLAKKHGEMRLSRMCGMIASDEMRHAKAYKYFFSKIIEIDPNGALVALEDMMRKKIVMPAHFLRELGGKTGKAFVHFSDAAQRLGVYTAADYVAIFKDLLKEWRLESLKHLSDEAERSRDYLFNLADRLTKVADRIKAPSLEYQFSWING; from the coding sequence ATGTTTAAAGAAGAAGAGAGAAAAGAGGTGATGGCATATGTAGAGCCCATCATCCGGGAAAAAATAGACACCTTTCTAACGCCCATCGATACCATTTGGCAACCATCGGACTTGCTTCCGGATACCAGCCACGATACTTTCCATAGTGACCTGAAAGAGCTGCAGCAGGGGGCTGAAGGGCTGCCATACGATTTGCTTGTGGTGCTGATAGGAGATACAATCACCGAAGAGGCGCTTCCCACCTACTCTTCATGGCTAAGCTTGGTGCGCGGTGTTGGTAGCTATCGCGAAGGCGGCTGGATGAAGTGGGTCAGGCACTGGAGCGCTGAGGAAAACAGGCATGGAGATCTGTTAAACAAGTACCTGTACCTGTGCGGTAGGATAAACACGCGCATGGTGGAGGTTTCAACTCAGTACCTGATTGCAGACGGCTTTGACCTGCAGACTGACCATGACCCTTACCGCAATTTTATTTACACCTCCTTCCAGGAGCTGGCTACCAATGTCTCACACCGCCGCGTAGGCTCGCTCGCAAAAAAGCACGGCGAAATGAGATTGTCGAGAATGTGCGGGATGATAGCATCAGACGAGATGCGCCATGCAAAAGCATACAAATACTTCTTCTCAAAAATAATAGAAATAGACCCGAACGGTGCCTTGGTGGCTTTGGAAGACATGATGCGGAAGAAAATTGTAATGCCTGCCCACTTCTTGAGGGAACTTGGGGGCAAAACCGGTAAGGCTTTCGTGCATTTTTCAGATGCTGCACAGCGTCTTGGCGTGTATACGGCTGCAGATTATGTAGCTATTTTTAAGGATTTGCTGAAAGAGTGGCGGCTGGAAAGCCTGAAACATCTTAGCGACGAGGCGGAAAGGTCCAGAGACTACCTATTTAACCTGGCTGACCGCCTGACAAAAGTAGCTGACAGGATAAAGGCCCCCTCGCTGGAGTACCAGTTCTCCTGGATCAACGGCTAG
- a CDS encoding ribonucleoside-diphosphate reductase small subunit, with translation MEPILKENPNRFVLFPIQHEEVWQMYKKAEASFWVSEEIDLGQDMKDWENLNDGERHFISHVLAFFAASDGIVNENLAVNFMNEVQIPEARCFYGFQIMMENIHAETYSLLIDTYIKDQQEKDRMFRALETVPAVKKKGEWALRWIESENFTERLIAFAAVEGIFFSGSFCSIFWLKKRGLMPGLTFSNELISRDEGVHCDFACLLYSMLENKLPEERVHEIIRDAVSIEQEFVTDSLPVDLIGMNAKLMSQYIEFVADRLLVELGYSKVYNSTNPFDFMEMISLQGKTNFFEKRVGDYQKAGVMADRGKNVFSLNEEF, from the coding sequence ATGGAACCGATATTAAAAGAAAATCCCAACCGCTTTGTCCTGTTTCCCATCCAGCACGAAGAAGTATGGCAGATGTACAAGAAGGCAGAGGCTAGCTTTTGGGTATCAGAGGAAATAGACCTAGGGCAGGACATGAAAGATTGGGAGAACCTGAACGACGGTGAGCGCCACTTCATCAGCCATGTGCTGGCTTTCTTTGCAGCCTCCGACGGCATCGTGAACGAGAACCTGGCCGTGAACTTTATGAATGAGGTGCAGATACCGGAGGCCCGTTGCTTCTATGGTTTCCAGATCATGATGGAGAATATCCATGCAGAGACATACTCCCTGCTGATTGACACATATATCAAGGATCAGCAGGAAAAAGACCGTATGTTCCGTGCCTTGGAAACAGTGCCGGCTGTTAAAAAGAAAGGAGAGTGGGCGCTGCGCTGGATCGAGAGCGAGAACTTTACAGAGCGCCTTATTGCTTTTGCGGCTGTGGAGGGCATCTTCTTCTCCGGCTCGTTCTGCTCTATCTTCTGGCTGAAGAAGCGCGGCCTGATGCCGGGCTTAACCTTCTCCAATGAGCTTATCTCCCGCGACGAGGGTGTTCACTGCGACTTTGCCTGTCTGCTATACAGCATGCTGGAGAACAAGTTGCCAGAGGAGCGCGTGCACGAGATTATTCGTGATGCGGTAAGTATAGAGCAGGAGTTTGTGACAGACTCGCTTCCGGTGGACCTGATCGGCATGAACGCAAAACTGATGAGCCAGTACATCGAGTTTGTGGCCGATCGCCTGTTGGTAGAACTAGGTTATAGCAAAGTTTACAACTCAACTAACCCATTCGACTTTATGGAGATGATCTCGCTGCAGGGTAAAACGAACTTCTTTGAGAAGCGTGTGGGTGATTACCAAAAGGCGGGGGTGATGGCAGACAGGGGCAAAAATGTATTTTCGCTAAACGAAGAATTCTAA
- a CDS encoding integrase core domain-containing protein yields MDNGPEFISQKLEDWCRENKVRLVFIQPGKPMQNAYVERCNGSIRRELLNAYVFRTLDEVRQKTEEWMEDYNHHRPHQALNFRTPVELLEEM; encoded by the coding sequence GTGGACAACGGGCCGGAGTTTATCTCCCAGAAACTGGAGGACTGGTGCAGGGAGAACAAGGTGAGGCTGGTGTTCATCCAGCCTGGCAAGCCCATGCAGAACGCCTACGTTGAGCGCTGTAACGGCAGTATCAGGAGAGAACTGCTGAACGCTTACGTGTTCAGGACTCTTGACGAGGTGCGGCAGAAGACCGAGGAATGGATGGAGGATTACAACCACCACCGTCCCCACCAGGCGCTGAACTTCAGAACACCGGTGGAATTATTGGAGGAAATGTAA